The Methylocystis sp. ATCC 49242 region CGTGAAGACTGCGCGCAAGCGTTCACTGTCCTCGACGCTGTGGCTCGAGCGGCAGCTCAACGATCCATATGTCGCGCGCGCGAAGCGCGAGGGTTACCGCTCGCGCGCGGCGTACAAGCTGATCGAGATGGACGACCGCTATCACCTGTTCAAACCGGGCGGCCGCATCGTTGATCTCGGCGCCGCTCCGGGCGGCTGGTCGCAGGTCGCCGCCGACCGTGTGAAGGCGAAGGACGGCAGGGGAAAAGTCGTCGGGGTCGATCTTCTCGACATGGAGCCGATCACGGGCGTCACATTCGCTGTGAAGGATTTCAACGACGACGATGCGCCCGATTTCGTCAAGGCGATGCTGGGCGGCGAGGCGGACGGCGTGATGTCGGACATGGCGGCCAACGCCACGGGACACAAGCAGACCGACCATCTGCGCATCGTCGCGCTGGCGGAGCTTGCCGCCGAGTTCGCCATGGACGTGCTCGCGGCCGGCGGCTTCTTCGTCGCCAAGGTCTTGCAGGGCGGAACGGAAGGTCAGCTGCTGACGCGGCTGAAACGCGATTTCGCAACCGTGCGTCATGTGAAGCCGGCGGCAAGCCGAGCGGACTCGGCCGAGCTTTACGTGCTGGCGACGGGATTTCGCGGGCGGCGGGACGTGAGCGAACGATCCGGACGGGAATAAATCGAGCCGTCAGGAATCTTGACGCGCTATCGCCACGCGATATTTCCATAACTGGATGCAGCTATTTTCTTATGAGAGACGCCGTTCGCCGCTCGGCGAGGGAGGCGTTCGATGCCGAATTTTGCAAGTTATATTTTTTGTTTTCGTCGATCGCGTCGGCCCGTTCTGATCACGGCGCTGTTTTTGCTCGCATGCGACATGCTGACTCCCGTGAAATCAGCGGTCGTCAGCCCGCGTGACAGCGGCTCTGCTTCCGTACAGGAGCAGCCTGTCCCGGTAAAAACCAAATATTGTTCCGACCGCGGCAAAGGCTTGGTCCAGGTAGATTTCACCGAAAGCTACGGAGAAGTGTGCGAGGCGCCGGGCGAGACCATGCTGGCGCGCGTCGCCGTCTGTATGGCGCGCGGAATGGAGGCGGTGCTCGTTCCGGATCTCAATGGCGTCGTCTGCGCCGCCGCGTCGCGGGGCGGCTTCTTTCTCGAATCGACAGTTGCAGGGAAACCGCGTTACGAAGCGCCAAAATATGTGAAGGCCGCACAGATTTGCGCCGATGCCCAAACATCCGACAGGCGGGTTCTGCCCAGGGGGTTCGTCAAGGATCTGGTCCGCGAGACGAAAGACAAGGTCGATCCCAAAGGAATAAGGCTGATCGGCGCGATTTTTTGTGAAGGCCTAGATTTGTCTGGCCTGGATATTCCATACACGCTCGCCTTGGACCGTTCGACTTTCAGATGCGGCAAATCCACCGAGTGCAGGCGCTCGCCCGTCGAGGTCAGAAATTTTCGTACGAAAGGCGACTTTTCTCTCGATACCGTTCTCTCCTATGAAAGAATTCTGATTACCAGAGCCGAAATTTCGGGTTCATTGTGGATGGAATTTGCCTATGCGCAGAAACTTGTCATTTCAGATACGACGGTAAAGGGCTCGCTCAGACTGAAAGGCTCTCTCTATCGTGAAGAACTGAACATCGAGAACGTGGCCATATCAGGCGACGTCGATTTGTCTGCAAGCTTCTTTTCCAACGTGTCGCTGCTGAAGAACCAAATTGATGGCGCGCTGGACCTGACCCAAAGCCAGGCGCGCTGCAGCTTCGATATTCGAAAGAACGAAATTGCCGATATTGTCGGAGTGGAATTTGGTTTCGGCAGCGTAAAATCCCCTTCTTCATTTCAAAAAAAGGACGATGCGGTTTACGGCTTCAAGGACCATGAAACAGAGCCCATCGGCGCCGCCGGCGACGAGAACGCTTTTGAAAGATACGCCAATTCCGGAGAGGTCATCAGCAAGAATGAAATGCGCCACACGCCCTGCAAGGCGTATCGGGCTATCGTTCCCGGCGTCCTCGTTTTCATAAATAATCATGTGAAATATTCGATGTGTCTGAGGGATTTCAGATGGCTCTCCGACTATGCCGGTCGTCCGCGAGACAGCATCATTTATCTGAACGAGGATGTCGTCGACGGAGCCGCCTGGCTGGATCTCGACAAGACGCTGGAGGCTTCGACAGGCGCGGGCGTTGCCGACGAGGGCAAGCCAATATTGAGCATCTTCAATTTTCGGACCGGAACGCTGGTTCTGGATTTTGGAGTCGCAACCAGGAATGTCGTGGTCAAGGTCAATGGTCTGCACTTTCAGCGCGTTTACAGCGCGAAAGATCGTTGCGAGACGGCCTTGTCGCCGCGCTCGAGCGCTCGTCAATCCCTGACGACGCCGACTGCCGGCGGCAAACCGCTTTTCCCGCCCGATCTGCATCTTCCCGACGCCGAAGATGTGACAGCCTGGGTGACAAAGAACGAGTTCATCGGCACCCAGCCGTTTCAGGAATTCGTGGCCGTTTTTGAAAAAGCCGGCGATCTCAACGGCGCCCGCGACCTCAAGATCAAAGGTGAGACCGCAGCGGTGAAAGCCAATCTTTGCATGAGCTGGGGCGTTCATTGTGATGGGGTTGGACGACAAGTCGGCGATGCGACGCAAA contains the following coding sequences:
- a CDS encoding RlmE family RNA methyltransferase produces the protein MSGGDKISGREGGRSLKTRVKTARKRSLSSTLWLERQLNDPYVARAKREGYRSRAAYKLIEMDDRYHLFKPGGRIVDLGAAPGGWSQVAADRVKAKDGRGKVVGVDLLDMEPITGVTFAVKDFNDDDAPDFVKAMLGGEADGVMSDMAANATGHKQTDHLRIVALAELAAEFAMDVLAAGGFFVAKVLQGGTEGQLLTRLKRDFATVRHVKPAASRADSAELYVLATGFRGRRDVSERSGRE